One part of the Deltaproteobacteria bacterium genome encodes these proteins:
- a CDS encoding glycosyltransferase family protein encodes MSPRIAVLVQARTGSSRLPGKVLLPLAGEPLLARMLERVRAARTPFVLQVITTTDASDDPVRTLCAALGVPCYSGHPTDLLDRHVQAARALEADVVVKVPSDCPLIDPEVIDRVLAAYLARPGELDFVSNLHPATYPDGNDVEVMPLPVLEEAWREARRPLEREHTTPFLWEQPARYRLANVAWESGLDYSMTHRFTIDYPEDYAFLAAVYEALYRPERPIFPLEEILAYLEAHPEVTALNARYAGVNWYRNHLHELETISASQTRSEVRS; translated from the coding sequence ATGAGCCCGCGAATCGCCGTGCTCGTACAGGCCCGCACGGGCTCCTCCCGCCTGCCCGGCAAGGTGCTTCTCCCCCTCGCGGGAGAGCCGCTCCTCGCCCGCATGCTCGAGCGCGTCCGCGCCGCGCGCACGCCCTTCGTACTGCAGGTCATCACCACCACCGACGCGAGCGACGACCCGGTGCGCACCCTCTGCGCCGCGCTCGGCGTCCCCTGCTACAGCGGGCACCCGACCGACCTCCTCGACCGCCACGTGCAGGCCGCGCGCGCTCTCGAGGCCGACGTGGTGGTGAAGGTCCCCTCGGACTGTCCGCTCATCGACCCGGAGGTGATCGACCGCGTCCTCGCCGCGTACCTCGCGCGCCCGGGCGAGCTCGACTTCGTCTCGAACCTGCACCCCGCCACCTACCCCGACGGCAACGACGTGGAGGTGATGCCCCTCCCGGTGCTCGAGGAGGCCTGGCGCGAGGCCCGTCGCCCGCTCGAGCGCGAGCACACGACCCCCTTTCTCTGGGAGCAGCCCGCGCGCTATCGCCTGGCCAACGTGGCCTGGGAGAGCGGACTCGACTATTCGATGACCCACCGCTTCACCATCGACTACCCCGAGGACTACGCCTTCCTCGCCGCGGTCTACGAGGCGCTCTATCGCCCCGAACGGCCGATCTTCCCGCTCGAGGAGATCCTGGCCTACCTCGAGGCCCACCCCGAGGTAACGGCGCTCAACGCGCGCTACGCCGGGGTGAACTGGTACCGGAACCATCTGCACGAGCTAGAGACCATCAGCGCGAGCCAGACGCGCTCCGAGGTGCGTTCATGA
- a CDS encoding transketolase has product MTQQTVSPTARSPHAELEALALRVREHIIRMATKGGCFIGASLSCADLLVHLYSRVLRVSPETVADPNRDYLLLSKGHDVPALYGTLAELGYFPRERLKEHLKTTDSIYWHPNRAIPGIEFHSGSLGHLLSVGLGIALDVKRQQADNRVFVVLGDGECNEGSVWEGCLVAGAHKLDNLVAIVDRNEFQANIRTEELIPLEPLDAKFRAFGWAVKTIDGHSFAELEEAFAHLPYESGKPTAVIARTVRGKGLPSIERRADRWFVNFTAPEVEMLLKELHDGVASQLTSETLMVR; this is encoded by the coding sequence ATGACCCAGCAAACCGTTTCACCGACGGCGCGGAGCCCCCACGCCGAGCTCGAGGCACTCGCCCTGCGCGTGCGCGAGCACATCATCCGCATGGCCACCAAGGGCGGCTGCTTCATCGGCGCGTCGCTCTCGTGCGCGGACCTGCTCGTGCACCTCTATTCGCGCGTGCTCCGCGTCTCGCCGGAGACGGTCGCCGACCCGAACCGGGACTACCTGCTCCTCTCGAAGGGGCACGACGTGCCCGCCCTCTACGGCACGCTGGCCGAGCTCGGCTACTTCCCGCGCGAGCGGCTGAAGGAGCACCTCAAGACCACGGACAGCATCTACTGGCACCCGAACCGCGCCATCCCGGGGATCGAGTTCCACTCGGGCTCGCTCGGGCACCTGCTCTCGGTGGGGCTCGGCATCGCGCTCGACGTGAAGCGCCAGCAGGCGGATAACCGCGTCTTCGTCGTCCTCGGCGACGGCGAGTGCAACGAGGGTTCCGTCTGGGAGGGGTGCCTGGTGGCCGGGGCGCACAAGCTGGACAACCTGGTGGCGATCGTGGACCGCAACGAGTTCCAGGCCAACATCCGCACCGAGGAGCTCATCCCCCTCGAGCCGCTCGACGCGAAGTTCCGCGCCTTCGGCTGGGCCGTGAAGACCATCGACGGGCACTCCTTCGCCGAGCTCGAGGAGGCCTTCGCGCACCTGCCCTACGAGAGCGGCAAGCCCACGGCGGTCATCGCCCGCACCGTGCGCGGCAAGGGCCTCCCCTCGATCGAACGTCGCGCCGACCGCTGGTTCGTGAACTTCACCGCCCCCGAGGTGGAGATGCTCCTCAAGGAGCTCCACGACGGTGTGGCGAGCCAACTCACCTCCGAGACCCTGATGGTGCGCTGA
- a CDS encoding transketolase, whose translation MQLGRYEEILIDLARKSDRLMVMTAENRAAIRNLPGIIPERFIDVGICEQTMIGAAAGLALRGRTPIVHALATFLAFRAYEFIRTDVGIPGLPVKLVGAVAGFLSDGNGPTHQALEDLSLMRGIPGMHVFCPADEDELVGALPTLIENPAPWYVRYNVLPAAVPHTAPFQVGKAEVLAQGKDVTLLTYGFLLREAAKAKELLEAQHLSVGLVNMRMLKPLDEAAVLAAAKQSSLLVTIEDHFQTGGLYSALGETMLKHRQSARVLPIALEERWFKPGLLPDVLEHEGFTGAKLAQRIVRAL comes from the coding sequence ATGCAGCTCGGACGCTACGAAGAGATCCTCATCGACCTGGCCCGCAAGAGCGACCGGCTGATGGTCATGACCGCCGAGAACCGCGCGGCGATCCGCAACCTGCCGGGCATCATCCCCGAGCGCTTCATCGACGTCGGGATCTGCGAGCAGACGATGATCGGCGCGGCGGCCGGGCTGGCGCTTCGCGGACGCACGCCGATCGTGCACGCGCTGGCCACGTTTCTGGCCTTCCGGGCCTACGAGTTCATCCGCACCGACGTGGGGATCCCGGGGCTCCCGGTGAAGCTCGTGGGCGCCGTGGCCGGCTTTCTCTCCGACGGGAACGGCCCGACGCACCAGGCCCTGGAGGACCTCTCACTGATGCGCGGCATCCCCGGGATGCACGTCTTCTGCCCCGCCGACGAGGACGAGCTGGTGGGCGCGCTCCCGACGCTGATCGAGAATCCCGCCCCCTGGTACGTGCGCTACAACGTGCTGCCGGCGGCCGTCCCGCACACCGCCCCCTTCCAGGTCGGCAAGGCCGAGGTGCTCGCGCAGGGCAAGGACGTGACGCTGCTGACCTACGGGTTCCTCCTGCGCGAGGCGGCGAAAGCGAAGGAGCTCCTCGAGGCGCAGCACCTCTCGGTGGGGCTGGTCAATATGCGCATGCTCAAGCCGCTCGACGAGGCCGCGGTGCTGGCCGCCGCGAAGCAGAGCAGCCTGCTCGTGACGATCGAGGACCACTTTCAGACGGGCGGGCTCTACTCGGCGCTGGGCGAGACGATGCTCAAGCACCGCCAGAGCGCGCGCGTCCTGCCCATCGCGCTGGAAGAGCGCTGGTTCAAGCCGGGGCTCCTCCCCGACGTGCTCGAGCACGAGGGATTCACGGGGGCCAAGCTCGCGCAACGCATCGTGCGGGCGCTCTAA
- a CDS encoding aminotransferase class III-fold pyridoxal phosphate-dependent enzyme, whose amino-acid sequence MPNGVRFNDQYPTITESDKLYARALGLIPAVTQTLAKGPGQYVRGVAPKYLARGKGSHVWDVDGNEYIDLTMGVGPLSLGYAYPAVDEAIKRQLADGITFSLMHPLEVEVAELVKEVVPGVESVRFSKTGCDATSAAVRLARAYTGKNKVLCCGYHGWHDWYISVTDRNKGIPQAVQDLTYTFNYNDLAGVADSIDDDTACVILEPIVFEAPKGNFLADLRKLCDARGVLLIFDEMWTGFRLSLGGAQEYFDVRADLCTFSKAVANGMPISILAGKKEVMQLCEQDVFFFTTFGGEALSLAATKATISELRDKKVCEQLAAQGRKLREGYNALAKGLSMDYTACTGFDCRTIVTFDAKAGNPLEMKSLLQQELIRAGVLWGGFHNMSYSHSDADVSHILAAYERCLPVLKAAVSDGNVRGALRGEPVVPVFRKTSNFNLKPQPKSK is encoded by the coding sequence ATGCCGAACGGCGTGCGCTTCAACGACCAGTACCCGACGATCACCGAGTCCGACAAGCTCTACGCCCGGGCGCTGGGGCTCATCCCGGCGGTGACCCAGACCCTCGCCAAGGGCCCCGGGCAGTACGTCCGCGGCGTCGCGCCGAAGTACCTCGCGCGCGGCAAGGGGAGCCACGTCTGGGACGTGGACGGCAACGAGTACATCGACCTCACGATGGGCGTCGGGCCGCTCTCGCTCGGCTACGCCTACCCGGCGGTGGACGAGGCGATCAAGCGCCAGCTCGCCGACGGGATCACCTTCTCGCTCATGCACCCGCTCGAGGTGGAGGTGGCCGAGCTGGTGAAGGAGGTCGTCCCCGGCGTGGAGAGCGTGCGCTTCTCCAAGACCGGCTGCGACGCGACGAGCGCCGCGGTGCGCCTGGCCCGGGCCTACACCGGCAAGAACAAGGTCCTCTGCTGCGGCTACCACGGCTGGCACGACTGGTACATCTCCGTCACCGACCGCAACAAGGGGATCCCCCAGGCGGTGCAGGACCTGACCTACACCTTCAACTACAACGACCTCGCGGGGGTCGCGGACTCGATCGACGACGACACGGCCTGCGTGATCCTGGAGCCGATCGTCTTCGAGGCGCCGAAGGGCAATTTCCTCGCCGACCTGCGCAAGCTCTGCGACGCGCGCGGCGTGCTGCTCATCTTCGACGAGATGTGGACCGGCTTTCGCCTGAGCCTCGGCGGCGCGCAGGAATACTTCGACGTGCGGGCCGACCTCTGCACCTTCTCCAAGGCCGTCGCGAACGGCATGCCGATCTCGATCCTGGCCGGCAAGAAGGAAGTCATGCAGCTCTGCGAGCAGGACGTCTTCTTCTTCACCACCTTCGGCGGAGAGGCGCTCTCGCTCGCGGCCACCAAGGCCACGATCAGCGAGCTCCGCGACAAGAAGGTCTGCGAGCAACTCGCCGCGCAGGGCCGAAAGCTCCGCGAGGGCTACAACGCGCTCGCGAAGGGCCTGTCGATGGACTACACGGCCTGCACCGGCTTCGACTGCCGCACCATCGTCACCTTCGACGCCAAGGCCGGAAACCCCCTCGAGATGAAGTCCCTGCTCCAGCAGGAGCTGATCCGCGCGGGCGTCCTGTGGGGGGGCTTTCACAACATGAGCTACTCCCACAGCGATGCCGACGTGAGCCACATCCTCGCCGCCTACGAGCGCTGCCTGCCGGTCCTGAAGGCGGCCGTCTCCGACGGAAACGTGCGCGGCGCGCTCCGGGGCGAGCCGGTGGTCCCCGTCTTCCGCAAGACCTCGAACTTCAACCTCAAGCCCCAACCCAAGAGCAAGTGA
- a CDS encoding SDR family oxidoreductase produces MSSTVEAQFSLSGKVAIVTGALGLLGKEHCHALAGAGATLVAVDLDGPGCQAFATELGRTYDRPCLGVGVNITSPEELTALRDQVLARFGRIDVLVNNAAVNDSFENPSLAAEQSRFEKYPLEKFRAALDVNVTGTHLCCQLLGTPMAERGEGSIINVASTYGLVAPDQSIYRRPDGSQAFHKSPVYSVTKGAVIMLTKFLAAYWGEKGVRVNTLSPGGVENGQDAFFVQNYARKTPLGRMAQPGDYRGALVFLASDASAYMTGANLVVDGGWTCW; encoded by the coding sequence ATGTCCTCTACCGTCGAAGCGCAGTTCTCGCTCAGCGGCAAGGTGGCCATCGTGACCGGGGCCCTCGGGCTCCTCGGTAAGGAGCACTGTCACGCGCTCGCCGGGGCCGGCGCCACGCTCGTCGCGGTGGACCTGGACGGGCCCGGCTGCCAGGCCTTCGCGACGGAGCTGGGCCGCACCTACGACCGCCCGTGCCTCGGGGTCGGGGTGAACATCACCTCGCCCGAGGAGCTCACGGCGCTGCGCGACCAGGTGCTCGCGCGCTTCGGTCGGATCGACGTGCTCGTGAACAACGCCGCCGTGAACGACAGCTTCGAGAACCCGTCGCTCGCCGCCGAGCAGTCCCGCTTCGAGAAGTATCCGCTGGAGAAGTTTCGCGCGGCGCTGGACGTGAACGTGACCGGCACGCACCTCTGCTGCCAGCTCCTCGGCACGCCGATGGCCGAGCGAGGCGAAGGCAGCATCATCAACGTGGCCTCGACCTACGGCCTCGTCGCGCCGGACCAGTCGATCTACCGCCGCCCCGACGGCAGCCAGGCCTTCCACAAGTCCCCCGTGTATTCGGTGACCAAGGGGGCCGTGATCATGCTGACCAAGTTTCTCGCCGCCTACTGGGGCGAGAAGGGCGTGCGCGTGAACACGCTCTCGCCGGGGGGCGTGGAAAACGGGCAAGACGCGTTTTTCGTGCAAAACTACGCGCGCAAGACGCCGCTCGGGCGCATGGCCCAGCCCGGGGACTACCGCGGCGCGCTCGTCTTTCTGGCGAGCGACGCGTCGGCGTACATGACCGGGGCGAACCTGGTCGTGGACGGCGGCTGGACCTGCTGGTGA
- a CDS encoding 3-deoxy-D-manno-octulosonate 8-phosphate phosphatase — protein MRGTLQLPEEELALRARRVRLVLTDVDGTLTDGGVYVSPEGEALKKFSLRDGMGVERLREAGVETAFITRERSPIVARRAEKLKLTFLYMGLLDKLAHLDRILEETELSVEQLAYIGDDVNDLGILRAIGETGLTGAPSDAMPEVKETVHYLCVEPGGRGAFRDFAELILNLR, from the coding sequence ATCCGCGGCACGCTCCAGCTCCCCGAGGAGGAGCTCGCGCTACGCGCGCGGCGCGTCCGGCTCGTGCTCACGGACGTGGACGGCACGCTCACCGACGGCGGGGTCTACGTCTCGCCCGAGGGGGAGGCGCTGAAGAAGTTCTCGCTGCGGGACGGGATGGGGGTCGAGCGGCTGCGCGAGGCGGGGGTCGAGACGGCCTTCATCACGCGCGAACGCTCCCCGATCGTGGCCCGCCGGGCGGAGAAGCTGAAGCTCACGTTCCTCTACATGGGGCTCCTGGACAAGCTGGCCCACCTGGACCGCATCCTCGAGGAGACTGAGCTTTCCGTCGAGCAACTGGCGTACATCGGGGACGACGTGAACGACCTGGGTATACTTCGGGCGATCGGCGAGACGGGGTTGACCGGCGCCCCGTCCGACGCCATGCCCGAGGTCAAAGAGACTGTGCACTACCTATGCGTGGAACCGGGGGGGCGCGGAGCGTTCCGCGACTTCGCCGAGCTGATTCTCAACCTGAGGTGA
- a CDS encoding N-acetylneuraminate synthase family protein, which produces MGKGTIEIRGRRVGVGHPVFVVAEIGINHNGSVELTKKLIDGAVLAGCDAVKFQKRTPELCVPKDQWQLERDTPWGRMTYIDYRRKIEFGHDEYAAIDRYCREKGILWTASCWDEPSVDFMEHFAPAFYKAASASLTDLPLLRKMKGTGRPLMISTGMSTMEEIRAAVAGVGKENLLIAHATSSYPCPVEELNLKMIQTLREEWPECPVGYSGHEVGLATTWAAVALGACFVERHITLDRAMWGTDQAASVELGGLMRLVSNIREIERALGDGIKRVYERELPQRAKLRRVQPTSASAVERKPSSGNGKHVRL; this is translated from the coding sequence ATGGGCAAAGGAACGATCGAGATCCGGGGACGGAGGGTAGGGGTTGGGCATCCGGTCTTCGTCGTCGCCGAAATCGGCATCAACCACAACGGCTCGGTGGAGCTGACCAAGAAGCTCATCGACGGCGCGGTCCTCGCCGGCTGTGACGCGGTGAAGTTCCAGAAGCGGACCCCCGAGCTGTGCGTGCCGAAGGATCAGTGGCAGCTCGAGCGGGACACGCCCTGGGGCCGCATGACCTATATCGATTACCGGCGGAAGATCGAGTTCGGCCACGACGAGTACGCGGCGATCGACCGCTACTGCCGGGAGAAGGGCATCCTCTGGACCGCCTCCTGCTGGGACGAGCCGTCGGTGGACTTCATGGAGCACTTCGCGCCGGCCTTCTACAAGGCCGCGTCGGCGTCGCTCACGGACCTGCCGCTCCTGCGCAAGATGAAGGGCACGGGCCGGCCGCTGATGATCTCCACCGGCATGTCCACGATGGAGGAGATCCGCGCGGCGGTGGCCGGCGTGGGCAAGGAGAACCTGCTCATCGCGCACGCCACCTCGAGCTACCCCTGCCCGGTGGAGGAGCTGAACCTGAAGATGATCCAGACCCTCCGCGAGGAGTGGCCGGAGTGCCCGGTCGGGTACTCGGGGCACGAGGTGGGCCTGGCCACGACCTGGGCCGCGGTGGCGCTCGGGGCCTGCTTCGTGGAGCGGCACATCACGCTGGACCGGGCCATGTGGGGCACCGACCAGGCCGCCTCCGTCGAGCTCGGCGGGCTGATGCGCCTGGTCTCGAACATTCGCGAGATCGAGCGCGCCCTCGGCGACGGGATCAAGCGGGTCTACGAGCGCGAGCTCCCGCAGCGCGCCAAGCTCCGCCGCGTACAGCCTACGAGCGCCAGCGCCGTCGAGCGCAAGCCCTCCTCGGGCAACGGCAAGCACGTGCGCCTGTAA
- a CDS encoding sterol desaturase family protein yields the protein MQSWAYISAGIIMGSSVVYVALEKLYPYDPGHKLFRRGFALDFVWYSLIQSYLLGLLIGLVIESLDKGTGLSRLHLVSAWPFWAQLLFFFVVHDLYIYWFHRWMHVNKYLWRLHEAHHSCEEVDWVAGSRSHPLEIMINQTIEFAPMVLLGAHPALPVTKATMDALWGMFIHSNVGARLGWLNYVINGPEMHRWHHATNYKPPGMNYGTKLALWDWLFGTAYLPREKPAAYGLPEVKFPTGPIGQTLFAFRRFDPPAPPAEATAPVEAVPAGRAPESAAHQS from the coding sequence ATGCAAAGCTGGGCCTACATCTCGGCCGGGATCATCATGGGCTCCTCGGTGGTCTATGTGGCCCTCGAGAAGCTCTACCCGTACGACCCGGGCCACAAGCTCTTCCGGCGCGGCTTCGCGCTCGACTTCGTCTGGTACAGCCTGATCCAGAGCTACCTCCTCGGGCTCCTCATCGGCCTCGTGATCGAGAGCCTGGACAAGGGCACGGGCCTCTCGCGGCTGCACCTCGTCTCGGCGTGGCCCTTCTGGGCCCAGCTCCTCTTCTTCTTCGTGGTGCACGACCTCTACATCTACTGGTTCCACCGCTGGATGCACGTGAACAAGTACCTCTGGCGGTTGCACGAGGCGCACCATTCCTGCGAAGAGGTGGATTGGGTGGCCGGCTCGCGCTCGCACCCGCTCGAGATCATGATCAACCAGACCATCGAGTTCGCGCCGATGGTGCTGCTCGGCGCGCACCCGGCGCTGCCCGTGACCAAGGCCACGATGGACGCGCTCTGGGGCATGTTCATCCACTCGAACGTGGGGGCCCGTCTCGGCTGGCTGAACTACGTCATCAACGGGCCCGAGATGCACCGGTGGCACCACGCCACGAACTACAAGCCCCCCGGGATGAACTACGGCACCAAGCTCGCCCTCTGGGACTGGCTCTTCGGCACGGCCTATCTGCCCAGGGAGAAGCCCGCCGCCTACGGCCTGCCCGAGGTGAAGTTTCCGACGGGCCCGATCGGGCAGACGCTCTTCGCCTTCCGTCGCTTCGACCCCCCGGCCCCGCCCGCCGAGGCCACCGCTCCCGTCGAGGCCGTCCCGGCCGGCCGCGCCCCCGAGAGCGCCGCGCACCAGAGCTAA